The nucleotide window CACGAAAACTGCTTTCGGCCGTGAAGGCAAGGGGAGGCGGCTACGGCGCCCGGGAGTACAAGTCGCTGAGAGCACGCGCCATCGCCAAACGCGAGGCGGAGTGGTCGGTGCGGATCATCGTCCTGTTTTCCTCCGCCTGCCTTCCCTTCATCGCCCGCATCGATGACCCGGCGGGAGCCTGTTTCATGCTGGGGGCGAGCATCTGGTTCGTCCTGACCGGGCCGCTCAAGGCCTATCTAGATGCGGCCGAGCCCCCGAGCCGAATGAAGGCGACAGGATGTTCAGCGGCGCCTTCCATTTCGGCTGAACCAGGCCGATGCGGTTGCATCCGCCGGCCGTGAGAGGGACAGGGAACCAAATGGGGTCGGCCTCCGTTATGTGAGCAGCAACGTAAAAGGAGATTGCGATGCTTTATTACGCTCTGGTGTTTCTCGTTGTGGCCTTGATTGCCGGCGTCCTCGGATTTGGCGGTATAGCAGGGGCTTCAGCTTCTATTGCCCAGGTTCTGTTCTTTATTTTCCTGGTGCTGTTCGTCGTATCTCTCGTCATGCGCTTTATGCGAAGAGTATAAAAGCGGATCGAGCAAGTATAAAAACCCGGCGAACACATCGCCGGGTTTTTCTTTATTGCCACCTTTGGCGTCTCCACCACTGACGGTTTCCGTCCGGTTGCGGTCGGCCCCTGCAAAATCCGCATGAGCCGCTGCATGAATGCCGCCCACGGAAAGTCGACGGCAAACAGGACCGTGCCTTTCCGGCAACCATTCCTGACAACATCATGAAATAACCGGATGGCGTGAATTAGTGCCTTCGAAATGTCCCATTGGGGGCTGAACCGTAAACCTGTTTGTCGCTTGCGCCTCCCAGGCGCTTTGACTTGCGATGCGAAAATGGTGCGGGATCGGATCGTTTTGCGGTCCCGTCCGTTATCTGTTGCCGAATCTGGTGGCGAGTAGCCGGGTATGCTCCCGTCACGATTTGAGAAGGAGAGACTTATGAATAAAATTCTTGCGACGGCGTTTGCCGCGGTATCGTTGACGGTTGTCGGCGCAGGGGCGGTCAATGCCGCCGACCTCGCCACCAGGACATATGAAGAGCCGGACCTGCGCAATGGCGTCAAGATCGGTTACCTCACCTGCGATATCGGCGGCGGTACGGGTTATGTGCTCGGTTCCTCCAAGGAGGCCGATTGCATCTTCCAGTCGACCGTCGGCAATGAGCTTTCGGATCGTTATACCGGCGAAGTGAGAAAGCTTGGCATTGACCTTGGCTTCACCACGCGCAGCCGCCTGATCTGGGCGGTGTTCGCGCCGACCGCCGGTTATCACCGCGGATCGCTTGCCGGCCTCTATGTCGGCGCCACCGCCGAGGCGACGCTCGGTGCCGGTGTCGGCGCCAATCTGCTGGTCGGTGGCACTTCCGGCTCGATCCATCTGCAGACGGTCAGCCTGACCGGCCAGCTCGGCCTCAATGTTGCCGCCGGCAGCGCCTCGATGACGTTGACGGCCGACAATTGATATGCCTTTTTTGACGCTCCCTGCCGCGATACGGCAGGGAGCGTCACGTCATTGAGGCCGATTTCGCGCCACGCAGCCCAGCCGGATCACGACATGATCGATATTCGAATGGCAACGCCCGATGAGGATGAGGTCCTTGTGGGGCACTATCTGAAGATCTGGGACAGCTACGGCACGCCACCGGAACATTACAGGCCCGATGCGGCGGCGCGGATCTTATCTTTCATCAGAAGCGGCCGCGAGGAGCGGCGTCTGACATCGTTCCTTGCCATTGTCGACGGTGAAATCGCCGGTTCCGCATCCTGCCAGCTGCATCAATCGCCATTTCCGGAGGTGGTCCGGGAAGCACAGCGGCTGCACGGTTACATCTGGTCCGTCTATGTCGCCGACGACTTCCGCCGGCGCGGCATCGCATCGGCGCTGACCAACAAGGCCGCCGACTATCTGAAATCGATCGGCTGCACCACAGCCGTCATCCATGCCTCGGATGCCGGCGAGCCGGTCTATCGGGCCGCCGGTTTCGAACTGGCCAAGGAAATGCGCCTGCAGTTTCCGGCGGAGTAAGGATCTCCCGCTTACGTTTTCGCCCGGCCGGGTGCGACAAAAGCGGCGATCGTCGCCTCATCATGGCCGGCCTCGCGCAGGAAGCGGCTGGCAAATTCGATGGCCGGGCTTCTGAGCGCATCGTCCGGTCGGATCAGATGAAAGGCCACGTGATAATCGAGCGTGCGCGCCGACACGGCGACGACGCGCCCGGATGCCAGCGCGGCATCCGATAGCGGCGGCCGGGCGAGCGCGATGCCGAGCCCTTGCGCACAGGCATCGATCACCAGATTGTAATCCTCAAAGCGGCGATCGTGGCCGCGCGGCGTATAGTCGACTGCCTCGCGAGCGAGCCAGCGGCGCCAGCCTTCGATATTCGAATCGTGCAGGATCGGCAGGTCGAGCAGCGAAAGAGCGTCGGATCGCTTACCGAGCCGGTCTGCCAGCGCCGGGGCGGCGATCGGAAACGACTTCTCCTGCCACAGCGGCAGGGCGCGCACGCCGGCCCATGGGCCTTTGCCGCAGCGGATGGCAAGGTCCGTACCTTCGCCGAAATCCGCCAGCCGGTGTTCGAGCGTCAGTTCGACATGCAGCTCGTTTCCTTCAAGCTTCGCCAGGCGCTGAAACAGCCACAACGAGGCGACGGAGGGCGTCACCGAAAGACGCACCACCGCCTTGTTGCGGCGAGGCAGCCAGCGCTCGCCACTGTTGCCGAGCAGCGCAAGCGCTTCTTCTGCCCGCGCGAAAAAACGCATGCCCTCCGGCGTCAGGCGCACACCTCTGGCTTCGCGGGCAAACAGGCGCACCCCCATCCAGCGCTCGAGGCGCGAGACCTGCCGCGACACCGCGCCATGAGTGATACCGCTCTCCTCGGCCGCGGCGGAAAATGATCCGAGCCGGGCAGCGCGGGCAAAGGTTTCGAGCGTATCGAGCGGCGGAAGAACCGGTGAGCTGTGAACCATGGACACATTTGATCATCGATTGCGATGCTTTTCAAGCACGCATCGAAGGGCTACTCACTGTTTCAGGAATATATGGAGGCGAAAATGAGCATGGCGGCAAGCACACCAATTTCGACGAAAGAGCAAGGCGGGTTCGATCTGGTGGCCTTTGCTGCGATCGTCGTCACCATCCTCTTCTGGGCGTCTTCCTTCGTGGTGATCCGCATCTGCCTCGGGCCGTTGACGCCGATCGAGCTTGCTACGGCGCGTTACGTCGCCGCCGGCGTCATCGCGCTGGTCTATCTCGCCATCTACCGGCCGATGCCGGAAAAACGCGATTCCGTCCGTCTTTCCGTTGCCGCCGTGCTTTTCATCGCCGCTTATGCGGTTCTGTTGAACACCGGCGAGCAGACGGTTGCGGCAGGACCGGCGAGCTTCATCATCAACACCATGCCGGTCTTCACCGCCCTCATCGCCACATTCGCGCTCGGCGAGCGCTTCGGCCGCTGGGGCTGGGCGGGCACCGCCATTTCCTTCGGCGGCGTGGCGCTGATTGCGGTCGCCTCCGACGGCGGCTTCAAGCTCGATCCGAATGCCGTTCTCATCCTTGGCGCAGCGCTCTGCTCGGCGATCGCCAGCGTATTGCAGAAGCCGCTGCTCGGTCGGCTGCCGGCGCTTGCCGTCACCGCCTGGATCCTGCTGATCGGTTCCGTGCCGCTGCTTCCGGCTGTTCCGGCAACGGTCCAGGCGTTGGCCGCCGCCCCGGCAGAGGTCAATTGGGGCGTTGCCTATCTCGTCATCTTCCCGACGGCGATCGGCTACCTCACCTGGGCGATCGCGCTGAAGCGGCTGACGGCCGCCCGCGCTTCGAATTTCCTCTATGGCGTCCCGCCCGTTGCAACGCTGATCGGCTTCGTCTGGCTGGGCGAGACGCCGACGGCGCTCGGTGCAGCCGGTGGCGTAATGGCGATCCTCGGTGTGCTGGTCGTCAATGTGATGCGGAAGCGATAGGCGCAATTTGCCCTGGAAGGTGATCGGGGTCTGGTCCAGACTAGCGGAGCAGCCCGTCGCGCCCAAACTCTTCCCAGCCCCGCAGCTTTGCGGAGGCTTCTTCGATGACGTCCTGCGATGCCGCAGTCGCCTTACTGTCCTTCTTCAGTGAACGCGTCAGCTTCGCCTTGTAGGCAGCTTTCCGCCTGTTCTCCATGGCAGCCGCGGCGTCCTCTTCACGCCACTCTTCGACAGCGCCCCGATCGAGCAGATCCTCCACCATCCGTGGTTCGAAGACGTGGAAGGTGATCTGCCTGGCTCGGCCTCTAAGCTTCACGGTTCGCGTTCCCGCGCTGGGCAGGCGGCCGTCCTCCAGCCAGCGACGTCTCTCGGTCGTTGATATTGTAAGGATGTCCTCGATTTCGCGCGGGATGACCGGCAGGCTTTCGACGCCTTCGAGCGACTTCGCAATGATCGCCGAGGCGTGCCGAAACTCGCTCCTTGCGCTTTCAGGCATTGCCAGCGTCAAAGCCCTCCCGCTGATATCCAGCGATTTTCGCACAGACGATGGGAGGCGCGCACGGATTTCCAAGAGGATTCCCTTGGCGCGCACGGAAGACCCTAGAGTGGCCGCGGGCGGCAGCGTCCACGTTTCGAGCAGTGCCGGGGTGTCATTCCTCTTGTTTCTCGCCATGCGCACACAGATGGGATCAAGGCGCGGCCCCGTCAACGATTACCACAATAGATACAGTGAGTCCTCGCTTCCCGCCAAGACGAACAGCTCTTGCGCCACAGCGTGGCACGACACCGGCGTTCGTGGTATTTTTAAGAACACTGGAGCAGGATCAACGTCGATGCAGACGATTGAGGATTGGCTAGGTCAACTCGGTCTCGGCAAGTACGCCGACACCTTTGTCGAGAATGATGTCGATCTGCGAGCGCTTCCTCATCTTGCCGAATCCGATCTCCAGGAGCTCGGTGTCTCGCTGGGGCATCGGAAGATTATTCTAGCTGCCATAAACGACCTTGCGCACCAACGCCCGGACGAACAGCCTCCTGCTTCGGCCGCTACCGAGGCAGTATCCGAAGCTGCGGCCGACCGGCGACTGCTCAGCGTGCTCTTCTGCGACCTGGTCGGGTCGACAGCGCTGTCAGCAGAGCTCGACCCGGAAGACATGCACGAGTTGACCCGCCATTATCAGGATAGCGTCGCCGGCGCCGTCACGCGCTTCGGAGGCTACGTCGCCAAATATCTCGGCGATGGGGTGCTAGCCTATTTCGGGTGGCCAATGGCTTACGAGGACCATGCCGAGCGTTCAATCCGGGCCGGCCTCGCGGCGATGGCCGCCGTCGACGCCCTGCAGCCGCCCAACGCAGAGCGATTGAAGGCCCGCATCGGCATCGCATCCGGGCGCGTGGTCGTTGGCAACACTGACGGCAGCGCGAAGGAGCGGGCATCGATCGCAGGAGACACTCCCAACCTGGCAGCACGCCTGCAGGCCGCGGCCGTCCCGGGCCAGATCGTGATCTCCGACAGCACCCGTCGCCTCGCGGGGCAGTCGTTCGAAATCGAGAGCCTCGGCGCGCAGGATCTCAAAGGCTTCACCTCGCCAATTGCGCTGTTCGAAGTCCGCGGTCAGCGAGAGGTGGATAGCCGTTTCGAAGCCGCGCATGCCAGCGGGCTTTCGAAATTTGTCGGGCGCGTTAGTGAGATCGGCCTGCTGCTCGAACGGTGGGAGTTGGCGAAGGCGGGGCAAGGCCAGGCGGTCTTCCTGTCGGGGGAGGCCGGCATCGGGAAATCCCGGCTTGTCGAGGCTTTCGAAGAACGCCTGCAAGAGACTCAGCATGAACTCATCCGATTGCAGTGTTCACCCTATCACGCTACCTCGGCCTTTTACCCGATCGTCGAGCGACTGAGCCGGGTTGCGTCGTTTACGCCGGCAGATGACCGCAACACGCGCATCGAAAAGTTTCGCACGCTTGTGCGCCGCTACGGCGAAAATCCTGCCGACGTTGGCGCCATCTATGCCGAGCTGCTTTCGCTCGACGTCGGCGACGAGTTCAGGCCGCCGGATCTCTCCGCCCACCAGCGCAAGGAGCTTCTCGTTCGCACATTGGTGAACCGCTTGCTGCTTGCCGCCAGGATCGCACCGGTGCTCATGGTTTTCGAAGACGCGCACTGGATGGATCCATCCACCAGCGAAGTGCTGAGAGAACTCGTCAGCCGGCTGCACGGCGCCGCCGCCCTTGTCGTTGTGACCCACCGACCGGAATGGAGCGCGAACTGGGCAGGCGGACTGGCGCAGGCCACGACGCTCTCCGTTGGGCGCCTTACCAGGCAGCAGATGCGTGAACTGATCGAATCCATGGTGTCCGACATTCCCGAACAGCTCGCCGAAAGGATTGCGGAGCGAACGGACGGGGTGCCGCTGTTCGTCGAGGAGTTGGCCCGCTCGGTCGTGGAGAGCGGGAAGCCGTCGTCGCTCAACGCAGAAATCCCGGACAGTCTGCAGGGTTCCCTGATGACACGTCTCGATCGTTTAGCGACGACGGCCAAGGAGATCGCGCAGATCGCCGCCGTAATAGGCAGGGAATTCGATCGCGGCCTTCTTTCGAAGATCGCAGGTGTCGACGACCGCGCGCTCGAGACAGCACTGAACCAGCTCGAAACCAGCCAGATCGTCGTCGAAGGCGGCGTCTTGCATGATGCGCTGGTTTTTCGACATGCGCTCATTCAGGATGCGGCCTACCAATCGCTCCTCAACCGGCGCCGGCGGCATTTCCACGAGAGGATCGCGAGGGTTCTCGTCGAACATTATGACGATGTCGCTGCCACGCAGCCCGAACTCATCGCCCAGCACTACGAGAAAGCCCAACGGATTGAGCTCGCGCTTCCATACTGGATGAAGGCTGGAGAACGCGCCCTCGCACGATCAGCCAACTACGAGGCGGTTGACAATTTCCAGAACGCCTTGGCAATTGCAGAGCAGCTGCCTGAAGGGCCTGAGCGGCAAAGAGACCTGCTCACCGCGATCCTCAAACTCGGCGACGCGCTGTTCGCTGCGGGTCGCATGACGGATTCGCTGGCGAAATACAGGCTGGCCGCGCCATTGGCCCGCAAGGCGGCCGACACGCAAGCCTTTATACGCGCAGTGATTGGCTTAGACGGTACCAAATTCCTCTCTTCGAATTCGCTTGCCGAAACGGTGCCGCTTCTCGAGGAAGCCCTCGAGATGGTTCAACCAGCGGATATGAGTTCACGGTGCCAAATTCTCAGCCGCCTTGCGCGGGCATACACCTACCTGAGCGATAGCAAGAAGGCTGCAAAATGCCATGATGAAGGAATAGAACTGGCCCTACGGGTTGGCGACAAGACCGCGCTTGTGGAACTCTCCGCTCTGCCATTTCTGACGCCGGCACCCGTCAAGTCCGTCACGGAAAGAAACGACCGAATCGCTCGCATCGATGAAATAAGGCGCCTCGCGGATGAGATCGATGACGACGATGTGCAAAGCCGAGCGCTTTCCGTTGACGCCTATGTCTCCACGGAACTCGGCGATCGCGCACGAGCCGATCGGGCAGTTGACGCGCTGGACCAACTTGGTACCGAGCGGCAGCATCTGAACGTCCAGTTCTACGCTCGCACCGCAAAAGCGATGATGGCCATCCTCGATGGAAGGTTCACCGCCGCGGAGGAATTTGCAGAAGAAGCGCTAAAGCTGGGCATGCGGATCCTTGGCGCTGCGCCGGAGGGCGTTTACGGAATGCAGATGTTCGCGATTCGACGGGAGCAAAGCCGCCTCTCGGAGGTCGCACCGGTGATCAAACTGCTGATTGAGGAAAGCCCAGAGGAAACCACCTGGTTGCCGGGTTTTGCGTTGGTTGCCTTTGACCTCGGCTATCGCGATGCGGCTCAACGGAGGTTGAGCGAGCTTGCCCGCACCCGCTTTGCCCTTCCGCTTGACGGAAAGCGAAGTGCGTCCCTCTCGTTCCTGACGGAAGTCGCCGCCGGTCTCGGCGACGCGGATGCTGCCCAGACCCTCTATAAGCTTATGCTCGACTACAAGGAGATGACCGTAACGATCGGTATGGCGACCGTTTGCTTCGGCGCGGCAAGCCGCTATCTGGGCGTGCTGGCAGCGGCGCTGGGTGAATTCGACAGAGCGTCGGAGCACTTTGAGCACGCACTCGAGATGAACGCGGCGATCGGCTCGCGGCCGTGGCTCGCACACACGCAGGCAGATTATGCGGACTTGCTAATGAAAAGGGGTAGCCGGGCCGCGATAAAGAGAGCAATGTTGCTATCCGAGAATGCCCGTTCAACCGCGGCCGAACTGGGAATGGTCCGGCTGCAAAAGCGACTGAAGCCAACGATTCATTAGAACCAACAGTTCGTTGCTTTTGGTGGGAAGAAGGTCTCGTCATGCCACGCTACATCATTGAAAGAAACTTCGCGGAACAACTCGATCTGTCGAAAGAGGGGGTCGAGCAAATCAACCTGATCAATGACCAGGAAGGAGTGAAGTGGATTTTTTCCTTTCTCAGCGCCGACAGAAAAAAGACCTACTGTCTTTACGAGGCGCCTAGTACGGAAGCCATTCTCGCCGCGGCCCGGAGGAACAATGTCCCTGCGGATGTGATCATCGAAGTCAGCGAGGAGATCGGTCCCAATATGTTTGCGTAGCGCTCCTCGGCCATGCCCGGCGCAAGGCATTGCCACGCTTCGCGTTAGAGTTTGAAATTCACCAGAGCGTGAGGGCCGCTCGGCCGGCCGGGGTTACTGCGACCGCAGGATCTAGGATCCTGTGAATGCCCCCAGATCTCCTTAGCATGCACATGCTCAAATCCTGCCCGGGGCTGCGACGACGACCCGAGCTTCCTGGCATCACAAAACCTTCGAGGCAATGTCCGTCAGATTATTCCATTTTCAGTCTTCACGAGCTGTCCTGTGGTCCAATATGCGGGTCCAAATTTTTTCACAAGGGCATCTTGAAACCGAAAATACCGAAAACCAAATCGATACCGTCGGCAGCCCAGAAGGGGGTCGACAGCCGGGGACGCAGGTTTCCGCCTCGTTCCTTTCCATCTCGCTTCTAGGAGGTTTTGGTCATGAGAACTGAGTTTGACTTCGCACCGCTCTACCGCTCCAGCATCGGCTTCGACCGGGTTTTTTCGCTGCTGAACAATCCGCAGCGCCTGCAGGCCGTCGACTCCTGGCCGCCCTACGACATCCTTAAGGTCGGTGACAATGAGTACCGAATTGTCATGGCAGTCGCAGGCTTCGAGGATGGCGATCTCGACATCACGCAGGAGCGCAACTTGCTTCTCGTCAAGGGCGGGAAGGCCGATGACGCCAAAGCTGAATATCTGCACCGTGGTATCGCCACGCGCGGCTTCGAGCGACGCTTCGAGCTTGCCGACCATGTGAGCGTGGAAAACGCTTCGCTGAAAAACGGTCTGCTGCACATCGATCTGAAACGCGAGATTCCGGGGGCGATGAAGCCACGCAAGATCGCGATTGGTGATGGCGCCCAGATACAGGTGCCGCTGCAGATCGAAGGTGAAAAGCAGGTCGCGTAAGCGTTGATCAACGGAGGCGCAGGCGACGCCTGGCGTCGCCTGCGGAAAATAATGAAAACACTCGGTTTCGATAAGCCAGACTACTTCGGCGCTGCCGATCTGCGCATCTGCCAGAGCGTCTTCGATATCGTCGCTTCGAAAGCGGGAGTGGAGCCGACATCTGAGGAGGGCGAGCGCATCGCCGCCATCGTCGTGCAGCTCTATCGCCAAGGAGTGAAAAAGCCAGACCGGCTGCGGGTTTTGGTCGAGTCCGCCCGCGGGATTAATATTGCAAATGCTGCGTGAAAGCTGGGACGCCGCACGACAGCGGCGTCCTTCGTATCGCTGTGTGATTTGAGTCCCCGTCTTGAGGTCGCGGCTCAAGCCTTCGCACTATTGTCGTGAGGCGAATTGGCTCTGCATGAGCGGATACGCGCCCGGCGGGTTGATCCATCCGTCAATCTCAAAATCGTGGATGGCGGCTTGGCTGCCCTATCGCGGGTCCGAGATGCAAAGTTTCAGGTGCAGATTTCGGTTGGTGACGGTATCCACCCGCCAAGAGTTCCCCACCGCCAAAAATGGTGGTCTTTGCTCTTGGACTGAGTGCCTAGTGATAGATAGGCATTGCGCAGGCGTTCGCTTTCTTTAAAACGAAAGCAGATCGAAAGGCGCGCCTATGTTCTTGACCGACCGACAAACTGAAATCGTGGCGATTGCGAGATCGAGCGGCAGGGTTCTGGTCGAAGAACTCGCTTCGCGCTTTTCGGTGACACCGCAGACGATCCGCAAGGACCTGAACGATCTTTGCGATGCCCAAGTGCTGACGCGCATCCATGGCGGCGCCACATTCCCGAGCGGAACCGAGAACGTCAAATACGAGGCGCGCCGGCAGATCGCCGCGTCCGAGAAACAGGCGATCGGCACGGCTGCGGTCGAGCTGATTCCGAGCGGGGCATCGCTTTTCATCAATATCGGGACGACGACCGAGGCGGTAGGCGAAGCACTCGCCAACCATCACGAGCTGATGGTCATCACCAATAACATCAATGTTGCCAACAGGTTACGCTTGTTACCGGCAATCGAGGTGGTAATCGCCGGCGGTGTCGTGCGCGGTTCGGACGGCGGGATTGTCGGCGAAGCGGCTGTCGATTTCATCCGCCAGTTCAAGGTCGATTACGCCGTCATCGGCGCGTCGGCGATCGACGTGGACGGCGCGCTTCTCGACTATGATTTTCGCGAGGTCAAGGTCGCCCAGGCGATCATCGCCAATGCCCGGCATGTCATTCTCGTTGCCGATTCCACCAAGTTCGAACGCACCGCGCCGGTCAGGATCGGCCAGCTTTCCCAGGTTCACACCTTCATAACCGACCACTGTCCGGTGCCGTCGATCCGCAATCTCTGCCTCGAAAACAATGTGAAGCTTATCGAAACGAACGGCAGGTTTCGCTGAGGGCGAGGCAGGAAGCCGCTCCGAAATGATAATCCGCGAAACATTCGTTTGACATTCGTATTCCTTTCGTTTTAACTGCCTTCACTTTCGCAATCGCGCAAATTTGTGCGATGCGAAATCACGCGCAGGCTCGGAGGGGCAATTGGGCCGGGAGATCTACGACATATTCGTCATCGGTGGCGGCATTAACGGCTGCGGCATTGCGCGCGATGCTGTCGGGCGCGGCTATGCCGTCGCGCTGGCGGAGATGAACGATTTCGCCTCCGGCACCTCGTCGGGCGCCACCAAGCTGATCCATGGCGGGTTGCGGTATCTCGAGCATTATGAATTTCGCCTGGTGCGTGAATCGCTGATGGAGCGCGAAATCCTCTGGGCGATGGCGCCGCATATCATCTGGCCGCTGCGCTTCGTGCTGCCCTACCACAAGGGCGGCATCCGGCCGGCCTGGCTGATCCGGCTCGGCCTCTTCCTTTACGACCATCTCGGCGGCCGCAAGCTGCTCCCGGCGACCGCGGTGCTCGACATGCGTCGCGACCCGGCTGGCAAGCCGCTGAAGGCGCTGTTTACCAAGGCCTTCGAATATTCCGACGGCTGGGTCGATGACGCCCGCATGGTGGTGCTGAATGCCCGCGATGCCGCCGACAAGGGGGCGACCATCATGCCGCGCACCAAGGTGGTGTCGGCAAGACGCGAAAACGGCCTCTGGCACATCGAGACCACCGATACAGTCACCGGCCGCAATGACAGCCACCAGGCCCGCATGCTGGTCAATGCCGCCGGCCCCTGGGTCGACCATGTCATCCGCTCCGCCTTTGGCCAGAACGAGGCTCACCACGTTCGTCTCGTCCAAGGCAGCCATATCGTGGTGAAGAAGAAGTTCGACGACCCTCGCGCCTATTTCTTTCAGAATCCCGATAACCGCATCATCTTCGCCATTCCCTATGAGGGCGACTTCACCCTGATCGGCACCACCGATCGCGATTACACCGCTGATCCCAGGGATGTCCGGATCTCCGAGGAGGAGACCGTCTATCTCTGCAATGCCGCCTCGGAATATTTCAAGGAGCCGGTCAGGCCGGAGGATATCGTCTGGACTTATTCGGCGGTCCGGCCGCTTTATGACGACGGCGCCTCGAAGGCGCAGGAGGCGACGCGCGACTACGTGCTGAAGCTGGAGGGCGAAGGAAATGCGGCGCCGCTGCTCAACGTCTTCGGCGGCAAGCTCACCACCTATCGCCGGCTTTCCGAACACGCGCTGGAGAAGATCGGCGCTGCGATCGGCGTCAAGGGCGCCCCGTGGACGGCCAAAAGCCATCTGCCCGGCGGTGACTTCCCGGTCCGGGGATACGATGCCGAGGTCGCCGATCTGAAACGGCGTTATCCGTTCCTCGCCGATCGGCATGCCCGCCGGCTGGTCCGCCGCTACGGCACGAGGACAAGGGCACTGCTCGGCGAAGCCCGCGGCCTCGACGATCTCGGACGGCTGTTCGGCGGTGATCTCTACGAGGCCGAGGTCACCTATCTCGTTGAACATGAATGGGCCCGGCACGCCGAAGACGTGTTGTGGAGAAGGACAAAGGATGGTCTGCGCCTTTCGAAGGAGCAGGCTCAGTCACTGGAGGAGTA belongs to Rhizobium acidisoli and includes:
- a CDS encoding DUF1328 domain-containing protein, whose amino-acid sequence is MLYYALVFLVVALIAGVLGFGGIAGASASIAQVLFFIFLVLFVVSLVMRFMRRV
- a CDS encoding DUF992 domain-containing protein — protein: MNKILATAFAAVSLTVVGAGAVNAADLATRTYEEPDLRNGVKIGYLTCDIGGGTGYVLGSSKEADCIFQSTVGNELSDRYTGEVRKLGIDLGFTTRSRLIWAVFAPTAGYHRGSLAGLYVGATAEATLGAGVGANLLVGGTSGSIHLQTVSLTGQLGLNVAAGSASMTLTADN
- a CDS encoding GNAT family N-acetyltransferase, with the translated sequence MIDIRMATPDEDEVLVGHYLKIWDSYGTPPEHYRPDAAARILSFIRSGREERRLTSFLAIVDGEIAGSASCQLHQSPFPEVVREAQRLHGYIWSVYVADDFRRRGIASALTNKAADYLKSIGCTTAVIHASDAGEPVYRAAGFELAKEMRLQFPAE
- a CDS encoding LysR family transcriptional regulator, with protein sequence MVHSSPVLPPLDTLETFARAARLGSFSAAAEESGITHGAVSRQVSRLERWMGVRLFAREARGVRLTPEGMRFFARAEEALALLGNSGERWLPRRNKAVVRLSVTPSVASLWLFQRLAKLEGNELHVELTLEHRLADFGEGTDLAIRCGKGPWAGVRALPLWQEKSFPIAAPALADRLGKRSDALSLLDLPILHDSNIEGWRRWLAREAVDYTPRGHDRRFEDYNLVIDACAQGLGIALARPPLSDAALASGRVVAVSARTLDYHVAFHLIRPDDALRSPAIEFASRFLREAGHDEATIAAFVAPGRAKT
- a CDS encoding DMT family transporter; the protein is MEAKMSMAASTPISTKEQGGFDLVAFAAIVVTILFWASSFVVIRICLGPLTPIELATARYVAAGVIALVYLAIYRPMPEKRDSVRLSVAAVLFIAAYAVLLNTGEQTVAAGPASFIINTMPVFTALIATFALGERFGRWGWAGTAISFGGVALIAVASDGGFKLDPNAVLILGAALCSAIASVLQKPLLGRLPALAVTAWILLIGSVPLLPAVPATVQALAAAPAEVNWGVAYLVIFPTAIGYLTWAIALKRLTAARASNFLYGVPPVATLIGFVWLGETPTALGAAGGVMAILGVLVVNVMRKR
- a CDS encoding adenylate/guanylate cyclase domain-containing protein, with amino-acid sequence MQTIEDWLGQLGLGKYADTFVENDVDLRALPHLAESDLQELGVSLGHRKIILAAINDLAHQRPDEQPPASAATEAVSEAAADRRLLSVLFCDLVGSTALSAELDPEDMHELTRHYQDSVAGAVTRFGGYVAKYLGDGVLAYFGWPMAYEDHAERSIRAGLAAMAAVDALQPPNAERLKARIGIASGRVVVGNTDGSAKERASIAGDTPNLAARLQAAAVPGQIVISDSTRRLAGQSFEIESLGAQDLKGFTSPIALFEVRGQREVDSRFEAAHASGLSKFVGRVSEIGLLLERWELAKAGQGQAVFLSGEAGIGKSRLVEAFEERLQETQHELIRLQCSPYHATSAFYPIVERLSRVASFTPADDRNTRIEKFRTLVRRYGENPADVGAIYAELLSLDVGDEFRPPDLSAHQRKELLVRTLVNRLLLAARIAPVLMVFEDAHWMDPSTSEVLRELVSRLHGAAALVVVTHRPEWSANWAGGLAQATTLSVGRLTRQQMRELIESMVSDIPEQLAERIAERTDGVPLFVEELARSVVESGKPSSLNAEIPDSLQGSLMTRLDRLATTAKEIAQIAAVIGREFDRGLLSKIAGVDDRALETALNQLETSQIVVEGGVLHDALVFRHALIQDAAYQSLLNRRRRHFHERIARVLVEHYDDVAATQPELIAQHYEKAQRIELALPYWMKAGERALARSANYEAVDNFQNALAIAEQLPEGPERQRDLLTAILKLGDALFAAGRMTDSLAKYRLAAPLARKAADTQAFIRAVIGLDGTKFLSSNSLAETVPLLEEALEMVQPADMSSRCQILSRLARAYTYLSDSKKAAKCHDEGIELALRVGDKTALVELSALPFLTPAPVKSVTERNDRIARIDEIRRLADEIDDDDVQSRALSVDAYVSTELGDRARADRAVDALDQLGTERQHLNVQFYARTAKAMMAILDGRFTAAEEFAEEALKLGMRILGAAPEGVYGMQMFAIRREQSRLSEVAPVIKLLIEESPEETTWLPGFALVAFDLGYRDAAQRRLSELARTRFALPLDGKRSASLSFLTEVAAGLGDADAAQTLYKLMLDYKEMTVTIGMATVCFGAASRYLGVLAAALGEFDRASEHFEHALEMNAAIGSRPWLAHTQADYADLLMKRGSRAAIKRAMLLSENARSTAAELGMVRLQKRLKPTIH
- a CDS encoding DUF4242 domain-containing protein, which translates into the protein MPRYIIERNFAEQLDLSKEGVEQINLINDQEGVKWIFSFLSADRKKTYCLYEAPSTEAILAAARRNNVPADVIIEVSEEIGPNMFA
- a CDS encoding Hsp20 family protein, with amino-acid sequence MRTEFDFAPLYRSSIGFDRVFSLLNNPQRLQAVDSWPPYDILKVGDNEYRIVMAVAGFEDGDLDITQERNLLLVKGGKADDAKAEYLHRGIATRGFERRFELADHVSVENASLKNGLLHIDLKREIPGAMKPRKIAIGDGAQIQVPLQIEGEKQVA
- a CDS encoding DeoR/GlpR family DNA-binding transcription regulator, producing MFLTDRQTEIVAIARSSGRVLVEELASRFSVTPQTIRKDLNDLCDAQVLTRIHGGATFPSGTENVKYEARRQIAASEKQAIGTAAVELIPSGASLFINIGTTTEAVGEALANHHELMVITNNINVANRLRLLPAIEVVIAGGVVRGSDGGIVGEAAVDFIRQFKVDYAVIGASAIDVDGALLDYDFREVKVAQAIIANARHVILVADSTKFERTAPVRIGQLSQVHTFITDHCPVPSIRNLCLENNVKLIETNGRFR